Proteins co-encoded in one Lacerta agilis isolate rLacAgi1 chromosome 6, rLacAgi1.pri, whole genome shotgun sequence genomic window:
- the TM9SF4 gene encoding transmembrane 9 superfamily member 4 → MAASGVLEKLTCPLALLLLCHGVSSFYVPGVAPINFHQKDPVEIKAVKLTSSRTQLPYEYYSLPFCHPQTVTYKAENLGEVLRGDRIVNTPFQVFMNVEKKCEVLCESPSKPVTLTKEASKLIAERIQEEYYVHLIADNLPVATRLEFYSNREEEEKNKEKDIQFEHGYRLGFMDSHKFYLHNHLSFILYYHREDVEENQEPTYRVVRFEVVPQSIKLADLKADEKGACVLPEAANSAPQEIDPTKENKLLFTYSVHWEESDIKWASRWDTYLTMSDVQIHWFSIINSVVVVFFLSGILSMIIIRTLRKDIANYNKEDDIEDTMEESGWKLVHGDVFRPPQYPMILSSLLGSGIQLFCMILIVIFVAMLGMLSPSSRGALMTTACFLFMFMGVFGGFSAGRLYRTLKGHRWKKGAFCTATLYPGVVFGICFILNCFIWGKHSSGAVPFPTMVALLCMWFGISLPLVYLGYYFGFRKQPYDNPVRTNQIPRQIPEQRWYMNRFVGILMAGILPFGAMFIELFFIFSAIWENQFYYLFGFLFLVFIILVVSCSQISIVMVYFQLCAEDYRWWWRTFLVSGGSAFYVLIYAIFYFVNKLDIVEFIPSLLYFGYTALMVLSFWLLTGTIGFYAAYMFVRKIYAAVKID, encoded by the exons ATGGCGGCGTCTGGGGTGCTG GAGAAGCTCACGTGTCCACTGGCGCTACTGCTCTTGTGCCATGGGGTGAGCAGCTTCTACGTGCCGGGGGTGGCACCCATCAACTTCCACCAAAAGGACCCTGTAGAAATAAAG GCTGTGAAGCTCACCAGTTCACGAACGCAGCTACCTTACGAGTATTACTCCTTACCTTTCTGCCATCCTCAGACAGTCACATATAAAGCTGAAAATCTAG GCGAGGTCCTTAGAGGGGACCGGATCGTCAACACTCCATTCCAGGTTTTCATGAATGTTGAGAAGAAGTGCGAGGTCTTGTGCGAATCCCCCAGCAAGCCTGTAACCCTGACCAAGGAAGCGAGCAAGCTGATCGCCGAACGGATCCAGGAGGAATACTATGTCCATCT CATCGCCGACAACCTGCCTGTGGCCACGCGGCTGGAGTTCTACTCGAAccgtgaggaggaagagaagaacaaGGAGAAAGACATACAGTTTGAGCATGGTTATCGGCTCGGGTTCATGGACAGCCATAAG TTCTACCTGCACAACCACCTCTCCTTCATCCTTTACTACCACAGAGAGGACGTGGAAGAGAACCAAGAGCCGACCTACAGGGTGGTCCGCTTTGAGGTCGTTCCCCAGAGCATTAAGCTTGCTG ATCTGAAGGCCGACGAAAAGGGTGCCTGTGTCCTGCCTGAAGCTGCCAACTCCGCTCCTCAAGAGATTGACCCCACAAAGGAAAACAAGCTGCTTTTCACCTACTCTGTGCATTGGGAG GAAAGTGACATCAAATGGGCTTCTCGTTGGGACACTTACCTCACAATGAGTGACGTGCAGATCCACTGGTTCTCCATCATTAACTCGGTCGTGGTCGTGTTCTTCCTTTCGG GTATTCTCAGCATGATCATCATCCGGACGCTCCGGAAGGATATTGCCAACTACAACAAGGAAGATGACATT GAAGACACCATGGAGGAATCTGGGTGGAAACTGGTGCATGGTGACGTTTTCAGGCCGCCTCAGTATCCTATGATCCTCAGCTCCCTCTTGGGCTCCGGAATCCAGCTCTTTTGCATGATCCTGATTGTTATTT TTGTGGCCATGCTAGGGATGCTGTCTCCTTCCAGCCGAGGTGCCCTGATGACCACAGCCTGCTTCCTCTTCATGTTCATGGG GGTTTTTGGTGGTTTCTCTGCTGGCCGACTCTATCGGACACTGAAGGGCCACCGGTGGAAGAAAGGGGCTTTCTGC ACAGCCACCCTGTACCCAGGAGTCGTCTTTGGGATATGCTTCATCCTGAACTGTTTCATCTGGGGCAAACACTCGTCGGGAGCG GTCCCTTTCCCCACCATGGTGGCTCTCCTTTGCATGTGGTTCGGCATCTCCTTGCCCCTAGTCTACCTGGGATACTACTTTGGATTTCGCAAGCAGCCTTACGACAATCCTGTGCGGACCAATCAGATTCCAAGGCAGATTCCGGAGCAGAGGTGGTACATGAATCGATTCGTCGG GATCCTTATGGCTGGAATTCTGCCTTTCGGAGCCATGTTCATTGAACTTTTCTTCATCTTCAGC GCAATTTGGGAGAACCAGTTCTACTACCTCTTTGGCTTCCTCTTCTTGGTGTTCATCATCCTCGTGGTCTCTTGCTCCCAGATCAGCATCGTCATGGTGTACTTCCAGCTCTGTGCAGAG GATTACCGGTGGTGGTGGAGGACTTTCCTAGTGTCCGGAGGTTCTGCCTTCTATGTGTTGATTTACGCAATCTTCTACTTCGTGAACAAG CTGGACATTGTCGAGTTCATTCCTTCCTTGCTGTACTTCGGCTACACAGCTCTCATGGTGCTGTCCTTCTGGCTCTTGACGGGGACCATTGGCTTCTATGCAGCCTACATGTTTGTCCGCAAGATTTACGCTGCTGTGAAAATAGACTGA